The Engystomops pustulosus chromosome 4, aEngPut4.maternal, whole genome shotgun sequence genome contains a region encoding:
- the LOC140128400 gene encoding thialysine N-epsilon-acetyltransferase-like isoform X6 — MCRRSFPVYPEPKDLGLHLPAPGHQELVGRSPLRLLTDPSLRTEVEHSGRQPVPLPGGPEPDRGARVPGDELPGGGTEEHGRPGAPTPGGYTEEHGRPVTTQKTESDLTSSVLLLAVMSSVNTICDELADFEKLSDQVKITAEELRRDGFEEPSPLFRCLVVENSEEEEQDTSWCTAPPPSCISCVRGRRLMGYALFFFTYSTWEGRSLYLEDLYIRPQYRGKGIGSRLFTAVTELCLSLGCARLQLSVLDWNHSAISFYRSRGARDLTQEEGWRVFRFLPDDLRRIGSS; from the exons GAAGGTCTCCGCTCCGGCTGCTCACAGATCCATCTCTCCGTACTGAAGTGGAACACTCCGGCCGTCAGCCTGTACCGCTCCCTGGGGGCCCAGAACCTGACAGAGGAGCCCGGGTACCAGGTGATGAGCTTCCAGGAGGAGGCACTGAGGAGCATGGCCGCCCAGGAGCCCCGACACCGGGAGGATACACAGAGGAGCATGGCCGCCCAGTGACCACGCAAAAGACTGAATCTGATcttacatcctctgtgctgctgttggcTGTGATGTCATCTGTAAATACAATCTGTGAT GAGTTGGCGGATTTCGAAAAGTTGTCAGATCAAGTGAAGATCACAGCGGAAG AACTACGCAGGGACGGCTTTGAGGAACCATCTCCCCTCTTCCGATGTCTGGTGGTGGAAAACAGCGAGGAGGAGGAGCAAGACACAAGTTGgtgcacagccccgcccccttcctgtatatcctgtgtgagag GTCGGCGGCTGATGGGATATGCGCTGTTCTTCTTCACCTACAGCACCTGGGAGGGGCGCTCGCTGTACCTGGAGGATCTGTACATCAGGCCCCAGTATCGAG GTAAAGGCATCGGCTCCCGACTATTCACTGCAGTCACAGAG TTGTGCCTGTCCCTGGGCTGCGCCCGCCTGCAGCTCTCTGTCCTGGACTGGAACCACAGCGCCATCTCCTTCTACCGCTCCCGCGGGGCCCGGGACCTCACCCAGGAGGAGGGGTGGCGAGTCTTCCGATTCCTCCCGGACGACCTCCGACGCATCGGCTCATCTTAG